A stretch of the Mesorhizobium huakuii genome encodes the following:
- a CDS encoding RNA polymerase sigma factor codes for MSKLAMPVKMPGVAEAPSGDVLLVQRALAREAGAFRVIIKMHNQRLYRIARGILRNDAEAEDVVQEAYVRAFAGLAAFRRDSSLATWLSRIVINEALGRLRKRRRTVAMPENPEAQIIRFPLNPSDDPERTMAQRQILALVERATDSLPDIYRMVFVARVIEGLSMEETADLLGVRPETVKTRLHRARTLLRKALDDEIGPVLLDAFPFAGRRCERLTKAVMGRLGFE; via the coding sequence ATGAGCAAGCTCGCAATGCCCGTCAAAATGCCTGGGGTGGCCGAGGCCCCTTCCGGCGACGTGCTGCTCGTACAGCGAGCACTGGCACGTGAGGCGGGCGCCTTTCGCGTCATCATCAAGATGCACAACCAGCGGCTCTACCGCATCGCGCGCGGCATACTGCGCAACGACGCCGAAGCCGAGGACGTCGTCCAGGAGGCCTATGTCCGCGCCTTCGCCGGCCTCGCCGCATTTCGCCGCGACTCCTCGCTCGCCACCTGGCTGTCGCGCATCGTCATCAACGAAGCGCTGGGCCGCCTGCGCAAGAGGCGCCGCACCGTGGCGATGCCCGAAAACCCGGAAGCGCAGATCATCCGCTTTCCCCTCAACCCCAGCGACGACCCGGAGCGGACGATGGCGCAGCGGCAGATTCTGGCACTCGTCGAACGGGCGACCGACAGTCTGCCCGACATCTACCGCATGGTCTTCGTGGCTCGCGTCATCGAGGGCCTGAGCATGGAGGAAACCGCCGATCTGCTTGGCGTGCGGCCGGAGACCGTCAAGACAAGGCTGCACCGGGCGCGTACCTTGTTGCGCAAGGCCCTGGACGACGAGATCGGCCCGGTGCTGCTCGACGCCTTTCCCTTCGCCGGCCGCCGCTGCGAGCGGCTGACCAAGGCCGTGATGGGACGGCTGGGCTTCGAGTGA
- a CDS encoding cupredoxin domain-containing protein, which translates to MKAGALIRLSWLAALALTVAPAAAATIEVTIDKLVFSPATVDAKIGDTIEWVNKDVIAHTATVKGGWEVMIAPKKSASLTLKAAGAVNYFCRFHPNMKGRLVVAP; encoded by the coding sequence ATGAAAGCGGGTGCCTTGATCCGTCTGTCATGGCTCGCCGCCCTGGCGCTTACGGTGGCGCCGGCGGCCGCCGCAACGATAGAGGTCACCATCGACAAGCTCGTCTTCTCGCCGGCGACTGTGGATGCGAAAATCGGCGACACGATCGAGTGGGTGAACAAGGACGTGATTGCCCACACGGCCACTGTGAAGGGCGGCTGGGAGGTGATGATCGCGCCGAAGAAATCAGCAAGCCTGACATTGAAGGCGGCCGGCGCGGTCAACTATTTCTGCCGCTTTCACCCCAACATGAAAGGCCGCTTGGTGGTGGCGCCCTGA
- a CDS encoding DUF4142 domain-containing protein yields MFTRYTTGLAALLFVSAAPFAQAADKPTDPQIAHIAYTAGVLDVEAAKLAIKTSKNKEVVAFAKDMERDHEAVNKQALDLVKKLKVKPEDNATSQALSKAAEEERAKLAKLKGAAFDKAYIENEVAYHKQVNGALETLLIPSASNAELKSLLETGLKIFQGHEQHAEHVAGMLK; encoded by the coding sequence ATGTTCACCCGATATACCACCGGCCTTGCCGCCCTGCTTTTCGTCAGCGCCGCCCCTTTCGCGCAAGCCGCGGACAAGCCGACCGATCCGCAAATCGCCCACATCGCCTACACAGCCGGCGTCCTCGACGTCGAGGCGGCCAAGCTGGCGATCAAGACATCGAAGAACAAGGAGGTCGTCGCCTTCGCCAAGGACATGGAGCGCGACCATGAGGCGGTGAACAAGCAGGCGCTCGACCTGGTCAAGAAGCTCAAGGTGAAACCCGAGGACAACGCCACCAGCCAGGCGCTGAGCAAGGCGGCGGAAGAAGAGCGCGCCAAGCTCGCCAAGCTGAAAGGGGCGGCCTTCGACAAGGCCTATATCGAGAATGAGGTCGCCTATCACAAGCAGGTCAACGGCGCGCTCGAAACACTGCTCATCCCTTCGGCCAGCAATGCCGAGCTGAAGAGCCTGCTCGAGACCGGCCTCAAGATCTTCCAGGGGCATGAGCAGCATGCCGAACATGTCGCCGGCATGCTGAAATGA
- a CDS encoding LysR family transcriptional regulator — protein sequence MPPLNTLRAFEAAARHESFAKAADELGVTPAAVSHQVKSLEAWLGSPLFVRHAQGLHLTEAGRAAIPAFSTAFDALGLAVQELRIWAPKSQVSIAALPSIAQLWLAPRLPALRAALPALRPSIHALEEPPDFRREPFDLAIFLTRQRAGGSRSFKLCDDVLFPVCTPGLAAQLKTPADLASQLLLWDTTWTGDWNLWFDSVGMKGPSIDAGSEFSLYSLALQAAIDGAGVLMGHEVLVSRALASGALVAPFSQRVQSGLSLEVLAPDRPPAQAAQMIEWLLSQAELTSSG from the coding sequence ATGCCGCCCCTCAACACCTTGCGGGCCTTTGAGGCCGCCGCTCGGCATGAGAGCTTCGCCAAGGCCGCGGATGAACTCGGTGTCACGCCGGCGGCCGTGTCACACCAGGTCAAATCCCTTGAAGCATGGCTTGGTTCGCCACTTTTTGTCCGGCATGCGCAGGGGCTGCATCTGACGGAAGCGGGACGCGCGGCAATCCCGGCCTTCTCCACTGCGTTTGACGCCTTGGGCCTTGCCGTTCAGGAACTGCGCATCTGGGCGCCGAAATCGCAAGTGAGTATCGCTGCGCTGCCGTCCATTGCCCAACTGTGGCTGGCCCCGCGCTTGCCGGCTCTGCGCGCTGCCTTGCCGGCTCTTCGTCCATCCATACACGCGCTCGAGGAGCCGCCGGATTTCAGGCGAGAACCATTCGACCTCGCCATCTTCCTGACAAGGCAAAGAGCCGGCGGCAGCCGTTCGTTCAAGCTTTGCGACGATGTCCTGTTTCCGGTCTGTACTCCCGGCTTGGCCGCACAACTGAAAACGCCCGCGGATCTCGCCTCGCAGCTCTTGTTGTGGGACACCACCTGGACCGGTGATTGGAACCTTTGGTTTGACAGTGTCGGCATGAAAGGCCCATCGATCGATGCCGGATCGGAGTTTTCGCTTTATAGCCTTGCACTTCAGGCCGCTATCGATGGCGCCGGCGTGCTGATGGGGCATGAAGTGCTGGTCTCTCGCGCCCTGGCGTCCGGCGCGCTCGTGGCGCCGTTTTCCCAGCGTGTCCAGAGTGGCCTCAGCCTCGAAGTGCTGGCTCCAGACCGGCCACCTGCCCAAGCAGCGCAAATGATCGAATGGCTGCTTTCGCAGGCAGAGTTGACCAGCTCGGGATAG